A region of Crenobacter cavernae DNA encodes the following proteins:
- the pth gene encoding aminoacyl-tRNA hydrolase: protein MSEIRLVVGLGNPGPEYEKTRHNAGFWLVDELAWQLKARLSPDAKFFGEVARATHPAGGELWLLKPATYMNLSGQSVGALARFYKIPIESTLVVHDELDLAPGIARFKQGGGHGGHNGLKDIVAKCGGPNFWRLRIGIGHPGDRNEVANFVLKKARSEEQTQIDDAIADALKALPTALAGDFPAAMKALHTAR, encoded by the coding sequence ATGAGCGAGATCCGCCTGGTGGTCGGGCTCGGCAATCCAGGCCCCGAATACGAAAAGACCCGTCACAACGCCGGTTTCTGGCTGGTCGACGAACTGGCGTGGCAGCTGAAGGCGCGCCTCTCGCCAGACGCCAAGTTCTTCGGCGAGGTCGCGCGCGCGACGCACCCGGCAGGCGGCGAACTGTGGCTGTTGAAGCCGGCGACCTATATGAACCTGTCCGGCCAGTCGGTCGGCGCGCTGGCGCGTTTCTACAAGATCCCGATCGAGTCGACGCTGGTCGTCCACGACGAACTCGACCTTGCGCCCGGCATCGCGCGCTTCAAGCAGGGCGGCGGCCACGGCGGCCACAACGGCCTGAAAGACATCGTCGCCAAGTGCGGCGGGCCGAACTTCTGGCGCTTGCGGATCGGCATCGGCCACCCGGGCGACCGCAACGAGGTCGCCAACTTCGTGCTGAAGAAGGCGCGCAGCGAGGAGCAGACACAGATCGACGACGCGATCGCCGACGCGCTCAAGGCGCTGCCGACGGCGCTCGCCGGCGACTTCCCGGCGGCCATGAAGGCGCTGCACACCGCGCGCTGA
- the ispE gene encoding 4-(cytidine 5'-diphospho)-2-C-methyl-D-erythritol kinase, with the protein MTYDFQAFPAPAKLNLMLKVVGRRPDGYHLLETVFRFIDFADTVEIAATDDGIIELVNPTPGVPAEADLTVRAALALKAASGSELGARIRLTKRIPMGGGLGGGSSDAATVLLALNRLWGAGFSRERLMELGLKLGADVPVFVFGRNAFATGVGEALTELDLPEAWYVVLHPGVHVPTAKIFSSPLLTRDSRPSIMRTLETTQQRRNDLQAAVLAEFKEVDSALSELAKYGPALMTGSGSCVFLECESQDQANTVFRTVSEKYDGFVAKGLASHPMFDRV; encoded by the coding sequence ATGACGTACGACTTCCAAGCCTTTCCTGCACCGGCCAAGCTCAACCTGATGCTCAAGGTGGTCGGCCGCCGCCCCGACGGCTACCACCTGCTCGAGACGGTGTTCCGCTTCATCGACTTTGCCGACACGGTCGAGATCGCCGCCACCGACGACGGCATCATCGAGCTCGTCAATCCGACGCCGGGCGTGCCCGCCGAGGCCGACCTCACCGTACGCGCGGCGCTGGCGCTGAAAGCCGCGAGCGGCAGCGAGCTGGGCGCGCGTATCCGCCTCACCAAGCGCATCCCGATGGGCGGCGGCCTCGGCGGTGGCAGTTCGGACGCCGCCACCGTGCTCTTGGCATTGAATCGCTTGTGGGGGGCGGGTTTCTCGCGCGAACGGCTGATGGAGCTGGGGCTGAAACTCGGTGCCGACGTGCCGGTCTTCGTGTTCGGCCGCAACGCTTTCGCGACCGGCGTCGGCGAGGCGTTGACCGAGCTCGACCTGCCCGAAGCGTGGTACGTCGTGCTGCATCCGGGCGTTCACGTGCCGACCGCCAAAATATTTTCGTCGCCGCTGTTGACACGCGATAGCCGGCCCAGCATAATGCGAACCCTCGAAACAACGCAGCAACGACGAAACGACCTGCAAGCGGCCGTTTTGGCGGAGTTCAAAGAAGTTGACAGCGCATTGTCGGAGCTAGCAAAATATGGCCCCGCGCTGATGACCGGCTCCGGAAGTTGCGTGTTTCTCGAGTGCGAGTCGCAAGACCAAGCAAATACAGTATTCAGGACCGTGTCGGAAAAATACGACGGGTTTGTGGCCAAGGGGCTGGCAAGCCACCCGATGTTCGACAGGGTCTGA
- a CDS encoding ribose-phosphate pyrophosphokinase, translating into MAAYDSLMVFTGTANPDLAQNVVKHLDISLGRADVGRFSDGEVAVELLENVRGRDVFILQSTCNPTNDNLMEILTMADALKRASAGRITAAIPYFGYARQDRRPRSARVPISARLVANMLTTAGIDRVLTVDLHADQIQGFFDVPVDNVYATPVLLKDIMAQRFEDLIVVSPDVGGVVRARATAKALNTDLAIIDKRRPKANVAEVMNIIGDVSGRTCLIIDDMIDTANTLCKAASALKERGAARVYAYATHPVFSGQAVDRIQNSDIDQVVVTDTIPLSAQARACSRIRAVSIGGLIAETLRRINNEESVSYLFNEELVSTGSVLP; encoded by the coding sequence ATGGCGGCTTACGACAGTCTGATGGTCTTCACCGGGACGGCCAACCCCGACCTCGCGCAAAACGTGGTCAAACACCTCGACATTTCGCTGGGGCGCGCCGACGTCGGCCGCTTCTCCGACGGCGAGGTGGCGGTGGAACTCCTGGAGAACGTCCGCGGTCGCGACGTGTTCATCCTGCAGTCGACCTGTAACCCGACCAACGACAACCTGATGGAAATCCTGACCATGGCCGACGCGCTCAAGCGTGCCTCGGCCGGCCGGATTACCGCCGCGATTCCCTACTTCGGTTACGCCCGCCAGGACCGCCGTCCGCGTTCGGCGCGCGTGCCGATCTCGGCGCGCCTGGTGGCCAATATGCTGACCACCGCCGGCATCGACCGCGTGCTGACCGTCGATCTGCACGCCGACCAGATCCAGGGCTTCTTCGACGTGCCGGTCGACAACGTCTACGCGACGCCGGTGCTGCTGAAGGACATCATGGCCCAGCGCTTCGAAGACCTGATCGTCGTCAGCCCGGATGTCGGCGGCGTGGTGCGCGCGCGCGCCACCGCCAAGGCGCTGAACACCGATCTGGCCATCATCGACAAGCGTCGTCCCAAGGCCAACGTGGCCGAGGTGATGAACATCATCGGCGACGTATCGGGCCGTACCTGCCTGATCATCGACGACATGATCGACACCGCCAACACCCTGTGCAAGGCCGCTTCCGCGCTGAAAGAGCGCGGCGCCGCGCGAGTGTATGCTTACGCCACCCACCCGGTATTCTCCGGCCAGGCGGTCGACCGCATTCAGAATTCCGACATCGACCAAGTCGTTGTGACCGACACCATCCCGCTGTCGGCTCAGGCCCGCGCCTGCTCGCGCATCCGCGCCGTCTCGATCGGCGGCCTGATCGCCGAGACGCTGCGTCGCATCAACAACGAAGAGTCTGTGTCCTACCTCTTCAACGAGGAACTGGTTTCGACAGGCTCCGTCCTGCCGTAA
- a CDS encoding tetratricopeptide repeat protein, which produces MNRLSRPLSILLIALLAGCAQLKTPAPTDAAKPATQQDAVKEGDDKDDTVENEAKLPKLALTPSIFYGVLASEIGAQRGQVGSAAATYLDLAQSTNDPRLARRAAEMALFAGQVKVAADALTLWVKLDPESHAAREQLFIVLLRAGRLAESRPLIEEVLMRDPSRAPAVFVQLARLASRQSDKPGTFALVRELAERFPALPEARFALITVAAEVDDQATVDAEFDKLAKIAPKWDLPVAWQVDRLRRGNVDASLAFLKAELARRPAAGIDLKMAYPRLLVSVKRYDEARAEFGKLLKPYPDNADLLYAAGLMDYQLKDTQNAEKLLSEALKRGHPEADFLRLTLGQLAEERGDATAARGWYESVASGQHKLQAQLRLASIDAEAGFIGPAIARLEAVNASSNDKIALAQSASQLARQYKRNDLAERVLDKALVSYPNTPELLYERALVHEIRGNYAGAERDLRAFLIEKPGDPVGENALGYLLANRTQRYKEAHALIARALKADPENATILDSMGWVLYHQGRLKAARGYLERAWNAMPDPEIAAHLGEVLWKLGQRDEARALWQKAAAAAPDHPVLKDTLKRFQP; this is translated from the coding sequence ATGAATCGTCTGTCCCGCCCGCTGTCCATTCTACTCATCGCGCTTCTGGCTGGCTGCGCCCAGTTGAAGACGCCTGCGCCGACCGATGCGGCCAAGCCCGCCACCCAGCAGGACGCGGTGAAGGAGGGCGACGACAAGGACGACACCGTCGAGAACGAAGCCAAGCTGCCGAAGCTGGCGCTGACGCCGAGCATCTTCTACGGCGTGCTCGCCAGCGAGATCGGCGCGCAGCGCGGCCAGGTCGGCAGCGCCGCGGCAACCTATCTCGACCTCGCGCAAAGCACCAACGACCCGCGCCTGGCGCGCCGTGCCGCCGAAATGGCGCTGTTCGCCGGCCAGGTGAAGGTCGCTGCCGACGCGCTCACGCTGTGGGTCAAGCTCGACCCCGAATCGCACGCCGCGCGCGAGCAGCTGTTCATCGTGCTCTTGCGCGCCGGCAGGTTGGCCGAGAGCCGCCCGCTGATCGAGGAGGTGCTGATGCGCGACCCGTCGCGCGCGCCGGCGGTGTTCGTCCAGCTCGCCCGCCTCGCGTCGCGCCAGTCCGACAAGCCCGGCACCTTCGCGCTGGTGCGCGAGTTGGCCGAGCGTTTCCCCGCGCTGCCCGAGGCGCGGTTCGCGCTGATCACCGTCGCCGCCGAAGTCGACGACCAGGCGACCGTCGACGCCGAATTCGACAAGCTCGCGAAGATCGCGCCGAAGTGGGATCTGCCCGTCGCCTGGCAGGTCGACCGCCTGCGCCGCGGCAACGTCGACGCCTCGCTGGCCTTCCTGAAGGCGGAGCTCGCGCGCCGCCCCGCCGCCGGCATCGACCTCAAGATGGCCTACCCGCGCCTCTTGGTGTCGGTCAAGCGCTACGACGAGGCGCGCGCCGAATTCGGCAAGCTGCTCAAGCCATACCCGGACAACGCCGACCTCTTGTACGCGGCCGGGCTGATGGACTACCAACTCAAGGACACCCAGAACGCCGAGAAGCTGCTGTCCGAGGCGCTCAAACGCGGCCACCCGGAGGCCGACTTCCTGAGGCTGACGCTCGGCCAACTGGCCGAGGAGCGCGGCGATGCGACGGCCGCGCGCGGCTGGTACGAATCGGTCGCCAGCGGCCAGCACAAGCTGCAGGCGCAGTTGCGCCTCGCCTCGATCGACGCCGAGGCCGGCTTCATCGGCCCTGCGATAGCGCGTCTCGAGGCGGTCAACGCGTCGAGCAACGACAAGATCGCGCTCGCGCAAAGCGCGTCGCAACTGGCGCGCCAGTACAAGCGCAACGACCTGGCCGAGCGCGTGCTCGACAAGGCGCTCGTGAGCTATCCGAACACGCCGGAGCTGTTGTACGAACGCGCGCTGGTGCACGAGATTCGCGGCAACTATGCCGGCGCCGAGCGCGACCTGCGCGCCTTCCTGATCGAAAAACCGGGCGACCCGGTCGGCGAGAACGCGCTCGGTTATCTGCTGGCCAATCGTACGCAGCGCTACAAGGAAGCGCACGCGCTGATCGCGCGCGCGTTGAAGGCCGATCCGGAAAACGCGACCATCCTCGACAGCATGGGCTGGGTGCTCTACCACCAGGGCCGGCTCAAGGCCGCGCGCGGCTACCTGGAGCGCGCCTGGAACGCGATGCCGGACCCGGAGATCGCCGCCCATCTCGGCGAAGTGCTGTGGAAGCTCGGCCAACGTGACGAGGCGCGCGCGCTGTGGCAGAAGGCGGCCGCCGCCGCCCCCGATCATCCGGTGTTGAAAGACACGCTGAAACGATTCCAGCCCTGA
- a CDS encoding 50S ribosomal protein L25/general stress protein Ctc yields the protein MSYELIAAKRVEQGTGASRRLRRAGKLPAVVYGAGKDAEAIVLEHNPLYYALKDEAFHASVLDLVVDGDKQQVLVRDYQMHPFKQLVLHIDFQRIDANEKINVNVPLHFLNADLSPAVKLQSGKVSHVVTSVEVSALPGQLPKFIEIDLSEAQAGQSVHLSDLKLPEGVELVALARGENATVANISGKASAEAAAE from the coding sequence ATGTCCTACGAACTGATCGCCGCCAAGCGCGTTGAACAAGGTACGGGTGCGAGCCGCCGCCTGCGCCGCGCTGGCAAACTGCCGGCCGTCGTCTACGGTGCCGGCAAGGATGCCGAAGCCATCGTGCTCGAGCACAACCCGCTGTACTACGCGCTGAAAGACGAAGCTTTCCACGCCTCGGTGCTGGACCTCGTCGTCGACGGCGACAAGCAGCAGGTGCTGGTGCGTGACTACCAGATGCACCCGTTCAAGCAGCTGGTGCTGCACATCGACTTCCAGCGCATCGATGCGAACGAAAAAATCAACGTGAACGTGCCGCTGCACTTCCTGAACGCCGACCTGTCGCCGGCCGTGAAGCTGCAAAGCGGCAAAGTGTCGCACGTCGTGACCAGCGTCGAAGTCAGCGCCCTGCCGGGTCAGCTGCCGAAGTTCATCGAAATCGACCTGTCCGAAGCGCAAGCCGGTCAGTCGGTTCACCTGTCCGACCTGAAACTGCCGGAAGGCGTCGAGCTGGTGGCCCTGGCCCGCGGCGAGAACGCGACCGTGGCCAACATTTCGGGCAAAGCTTCCGCCGAAGCCGCTGCCGAGTAA
- the lolB gene encoding lipoprotein insertase outer membrane protein LolB, with the protein MRSLSLVPRLAALALVATLTACATAERPFVPGPESTAQRPADTPFAAAGRIAVNADGRGHYGNFEWQHRAERDELSILSPVGSTVARLTRDDSGIALEADGQTRRALDVETLTADALGYPLPLENLVWWIRGLAAPGVPVEKTADGIEQEGWRIRFIADDAGGPVPRRVELARDGLSIKLVTHRWQ; encoded by the coding sequence ATGCGATCCCTCAGCCTGGTCCCCCGCCTGGCCGCGCTCGCTCTTGTCGCGACGCTGACTGCGTGCGCGACGGCAGAGCGCCCCTTCGTCCCCGGCCCCGAATCGACCGCGCAGCGTCCGGCGGACACGCCGTTCGCCGCCGCCGGCCGCATCGCGGTCAACGCCGATGGCCGCGGGCATTACGGCAACTTCGAATGGCAGCACCGCGCGGAGCGCGACGAGCTGTCCATCCTGTCCCCGGTCGGCAGCACGGTCGCACGGCTGACGCGTGACGATTCCGGCATCGCGCTCGAGGCCGACGGCCAGACGCGCCGCGCGCTCGACGTAGAGACGCTGACGGCCGACGCGCTCGGCTACCCGCTGCCGCTCGAGAACCTGGTGTGGTGGATCCGCGGCCTGGCCGCGCCGGGCGTGCCGGTCGAAAAGACCGCCGACGGTATCGAGCAAGAGGGCTGGCGCATCCGCTTCATCGCCGACGATGCCGGCGGCCCGGTGCCGCGCCGCGTCGAACTCGCGCGCGACGGGCTGTCGATCAAGCTCGTCACGCACCGCTGGCAGTGA